In a genomic window of Anoplopoma fimbria isolate UVic2021 breed Golden Eagle Sablefish chromosome 6, Afim_UVic_2022, whole genome shotgun sequence:
- the bora gene encoding protein aurora borealis translates to MGDHVELTLQITPETPGRPSVRNPFESPNDYHHLREALVPSPSVFKSKPCRATPPKFNWSIDEMASLLPVHIDAEDIQRQSFYLSQTRMDSDIEEKRQNAIEQFFTKGAIVPSPWAAPDSRKGPQVYMKSPMSAMIVEEPEKISVGCQTTLTLPLAFDMEKVLGEYYRNGEAGDAVQESLSSSSLRRKLFLDGQGTYSGSDSSSPPSPERSHITEQRLSLDREEGAVGRVAASEGEAISSIFCSPLSCGASAPTPSTGQFSSSPIQHGCFRDCSLGSIASPLFPDRSSPAGLVSPTISPIVAHAARTPICSAERKQQSNFTPLGVSLDINVTPFNESPFVEGCSPIRSCSPHHLLCHNDPQHNARPKPRTRVRCWASPPLISPILNPKLQDNQEAEDQLPFSSPASFSSSSSLPLMDLDPSSPLVHKAHLADTERVSLDPMEPVRMEEGKEAETEGRLEDEEEEGAVLSKQLTSSRMGNVSATESSHMFLSLLAEGSSIRYDSSMQVDSGYNTTSAGTASLIDGIGSDCHGKESFSSNLAEEAFQLTRHTKVKVFYPHH, encoded by the exons ATGGGGGACCATGTTGAGCTCACGTTACAGATCACCCCAGAGACTCCAGGCAGGCCTTCAGTGAGAAACCCATTTGAGAGTCCCAATGACTACCACCACCTCCGGGAAGCCCTGGTGCCAAGCCCATCTGTCTTCAAGTCCAAGCCTTGTAGAGCG ACTCCACCCAAGTTTAACTGGTCTATCGATGAAATGGCCAGTCTTCTCCCAGTACACATAGACGCAGAGGACATCCAGCGACAATCTTTTTACCTCAGCCAGACGAG GATGGATTCCGACATTGAGGAAAAGCGACAGAATGCTATTGAGCAG TTTTTCACCAAAGGAGCCATTGTGCCTTCGCCCTGGGCAGCACCAGACAGCCGTAAAGGTCCTCAGGTGTATATGAAAA GTCCTATGTCTGCAATGATTGTAGAGGAGCCAGAAAAAATCTCAG TTGGTTGTCAGACAACTCTTACATTACCCTTGGCTTTTGATATGGAGAAAGTACTGG GGGAATATTACCGCAACGGGGAAGCAGGTGATGCTGTGCAGGAGAGCCTCAGCTCCTCTTCCTTAAGACGAAAACTCTTCCTCGATGGCCAGGGCACCTACAGCGGCTCTGACAGCTCCAGCCCACCAAGCCCAGAGAGAAGCCATATCACGGAGCAGAGGCTCTCTCTAGACCGAGAAGAGGGAGCTGTAGGACGGGTCGCAGCTTCTGAAGGAGAAGCTATATCATCCATCTTTTGCTCCCCTTTATCCTGTGGCGCGTCTGCTCCGACTCCCTCTACG GGTCAGTTCTCGTCCAGTCCCATCCAGCATGGCTGCTTCCGGGACTGCAGCCTCGGCAGCATCGCCAGTCCTCTGTTCCCCGATAGGTCGTCTCCTGCTGGCCTCGTCTCGCCCACAATTTCTCCTATTGTTGCACATGCAGCACGCACACCCATATGCTCAG ctgagaggaagcagcagagCAATTTTACTCCACTGGGCGTTTCCCTGGACATAAATGTCACTCCTTTCAACGAGAGTCCATTTGTCGAGGGTTGCTCACCCATTCGTAGCTGCTCCCCACACCACCTCCTTTGCCACAACGATCCCCAGCACAACGCCAGACCTAAGCCCCGGACCAGAGTCCGCTGCTGGGCCTCCCCTCCCCTCATCTCCCCCATCCTCAACCCTAAGCTTCAGGACAATCAGGAGGCTGAGGACCaactccccttctcctctccagcttccttttcttcctcctcttctctcccccttATGGACCTGGATCCATCTTCACCCCTGGTCCACAAAGCACACCTCGCTGACACTGAGAGAGTTAGCTTGGATCCTATGGAACCTGTGAGAATGGAGGAGGGCaaggaggcagagacagaagGGAGGttggaggatgaagaggaggaaggtgcAGTGCTTTCGAAACAGCTGACAAGCTCTCGTATGGGCAATGTGTCGGCAACAGAAAGCTCTCATATGTTTTTATCTCTTCTGGCAGAGGGAAGCAGCATACGCTACGATTCTAGCATGCAG
- the mzt1 gene encoding mitotic-spindle organizing protein 1: MASAANANLNTVRETMDVLLEISRLLNTGLDMESLSICVRLCEQGINPEALSAVIKELRKASETLKASENCTN; this comes from the exons ATGGCAAGTGCAGCTAATGCAAACCTCAATACAGTCCGGGAGACCATGGACG TGCTGCTGGAGATCTCCAGGTTGCTGAACACAGGTCTGGACATGGAGTCTCTGTCCAtatgtgtgagactgtgtgagCAAGGCATCAACCCAGAGGCTCTGTCTGCAGTCATCAAAGAACTGAGGAAAGCTTCTGAAACACTCAAG